A region of Streptomyces halobius DNA encodes the following proteins:
- a CDS encoding ATP-binding cassette domain-containing protein yields MDTTRQGAAVNARGIGVEGPRGWAFRAVDISAEPGSLIAVEGPSGSGRTCLLLALTGRMRITEGAATVAGFPLPKRMGTVRGRTAIAHVPGVADLEPALTAGEHLQEQALLGRRLTGSLIGSLPWSRRRKDATRARIDAALAAAGLDPATLPKGLRTAVRDLERLEALRLSIALAVMHGPRLLAVDDVDLKLSADERALAWRLLRDLALAGTTVVAVGSDAPADALIVRTTPADARSGDAQDSAAPGAQDTSDSRAQDTTTPDAQNTTAPGQKGPAHTDEEEAAHAFAETGRA; encoded by the coding sequence GTGGACACCACCCGTCAGGGAGCGGCGGTCAACGCCAGGGGAATCGGGGTCGAGGGCCCACGCGGATGGGCTTTCAGAGCTGTCGACATCTCCGCGGAACCGGGCTCACTGATCGCCGTGGAGGGCCCCTCGGGCTCCGGCCGCACCTGCCTTCTGCTCGCGCTCACGGGCCGGATGCGGATCACCGAAGGCGCGGCGACGGTCGCCGGGTTCCCCTTGCCCAAGAGGATGGGGACGGTGCGCGGCCGTACGGCGATCGCGCACGTACCGGGCGTCGCCGACCTCGAACCGGCTCTCACAGCCGGCGAACATCTCCAGGAACAGGCCCTGTTGGGCCGCCGGCTCACCGGGTCACTGATCGGCTCCCTGCCATGGAGCCGCCGCCGCAAGGACGCCACCCGCGCGCGGATCGACGCCGCGCTGGCGGCCGCCGGCCTGGACCCCGCCACCCTGCCGAAGGGCCTGCGCACGGCCGTCCGTGATCTGGAGCGCCTCGAAGCGCTGCGGCTCTCGATCGCGCTCGCGGTGATGCACGGCCCGCGCCTGCTGGCCGTCGACGACGTGGATCTCAAGCTCTCCGCGGACGAACGCGCCCTGGCCTGGCGGCTGCTGCGGGACCTCGCGCTGGCGGGCACCACCGTCGTGGCCGTGGGCAGCGACGCACCGGCGGACGCCCTGATCGTCCGTACCACCCCGGCCGACGCCCGCAGCGGCGACGCGCAGGACAGCGCCGCTCCCGGCGCCCAGGACACCTCCGATTCCCGCGCCCAGGACACCACGACTCCGGACGCCCAGAACACCACCGCCCCCGGCCAGAAGGGCCCGGCCCACACCGACGAGGAGGAAGCAGCGCATGCGTTCGCCGAAACTGGCCGCGCTTGA
- a CDS encoding discoidin domain-containing protein, translating to MAHPKNRSTDHPTDRPADGPTGRPARPSARRSRRLVVPLVAGALVATLAPASAPGTMPRPAAAGTVAPQTSPGPCAKGTGGRQGGRDDGWTATATRIDPEDRHHAFVGNGYLGQRVPPNGAGYAAPGGTTGWPLKTPEYDGSFVSGLYAKGPENVEGRQAVAAIPTWTTLDVTTGGPRSETFSSATAPGRISHYRQTLFLRCGFLRTSLTWTAADGRATDLVYDVLVDRNDAHTGAVRLRMTPHWSGAATVTDTLDGRGARRMSQAPGTTGSTTGSTHGAKRPGTTMDVAFRTDGTQVDGAVASTLRPGPEIHAKLTRQEPRPAELSNRQKVTFPVRSGRSYELTKYVGVDTALTSRTPRAAATAASRRAASHGWDALFARHTAAWQRLWRSDIVVKGQRELQSWVRAAQYGLLSSTRAGSANSIAPTGLTSDNYAGEIFWDAETWMYPGLLASHPELARSVIDYRYRTRDGARANARKLGHDGLFYAWTSGSKGELRNECHSWDPPHCRTQNHLMGDIALAAWQYYLATKDTGWLKSRGWPVLKGIAAFWASRATRNADGSYSVKNVAGPDEYSNGVDDAVFTNAGAATALRHATRAAALLGEPAPASWKTIADNLRIPYDARRKVFEQYAGYRGSTIKQADTVLLMYPLEWPMSQRQAAATLDYYAARTDPDGPAMTDSVHAIDAAGIGEPGCSTYTYLLRSIKPFVRGPFAQFSEARGAKAGAGDPLAGKPAQDFLTGKGGFLQTFTHGLTGLRLREDRVRLDPMLPPQLSDGVTLRGLRWQGRTYDIALGAHQTTVRLTAGAPMRIDSPEGEKIVSRGVPAVLKTRRPDLNPTTNAARCRPAGATSEEPGLYAAAAVDGNTTTAWVPDAATGTLTVDLGRTRQVGQITPHWNATRPKSYVVQVSRDGKEWYGTGYGGRTPARYVRVTVRGAADAKTHPGITELTVARPEAQ from the coding sequence ATGGCGCACCCGAAGAATCGCTCGACGGATCACCCCACGGACCGCCCGGCAGACGGCCCGACCGGCCGCCCGGCGAGGCCGTCGGCTCGCCGTTCGCGCAGGCTGGTCGTCCCGCTCGTCGCCGGAGCCCTCGTCGCGACGCTCGCGCCCGCTTCGGCGCCGGGGACGATGCCCCGGCCGGCGGCGGCCGGGACCGTGGCGCCGCAGACCTCGCCCGGACCGTGCGCGAAAGGCACCGGCGGCCGCCAGGGCGGCCGGGACGACGGCTGGACGGCCACCGCCACCCGCATCGACCCCGAGGACCGTCACCACGCCTTCGTGGGCAACGGCTATCTCGGACAGCGGGTACCGCCCAACGGCGCCGGATACGCGGCCCCCGGCGGCACGACCGGCTGGCCGCTCAAGACCCCGGAATACGACGGGTCGTTCGTCTCCGGGCTGTATGCCAAGGGGCCCGAGAACGTCGAGGGCCGACAGGCCGTCGCGGCGATCCCCACCTGGACCACGCTCGACGTCACCACCGGCGGCCCGCGCTCGGAGACCTTCTCCTCCGCCACCGCACCCGGCCGGATCTCCCACTACCGCCAGACGCTCTTCCTGCGCTGCGGATTCCTCCGTACCTCGCTGACCTGGACGGCCGCCGACGGCCGCGCCACCGATCTGGTCTATGACGTCCTCGTGGACCGCAACGACGCCCACACCGGTGCCGTACGGCTGCGGATGACACCCCACTGGAGCGGCGCCGCGACCGTCACCGACACCCTCGACGGACGCGGCGCCCGCCGGATGTCGCAGGCTCCCGGCACCACCGGCTCCACCACCGGCTCCACCCACGGCGCCAAGAGGCCCGGCACGACGATGGACGTCGCGTTCCGGACGGACGGCACCCAGGTCGACGGTGCCGTCGCCTCCACTTTGCGCCCCGGCCCCGAGATCCACGCCAAGCTCACCCGACAGGAGCCTCGGCCGGCCGAGTTGAGCAATCGGCAGAAGGTGACCTTCCCCGTTCGCAGCGGGCGCTCGTACGAACTCACCAAGTACGTCGGCGTGGACACCGCACTCACCTCCCGCACCCCGCGCGCCGCCGCGACCGCCGCCTCGCGCCGGGCCGCGAGCCACGGGTGGGACGCGCTGTTCGCCCGGCACACGGCGGCCTGGCAGCGGCTGTGGCGCAGCGACATCGTGGTGAAGGGGCAGCGCGAGCTGCAGTCCTGGGTGCGGGCCGCGCAGTACGGTCTGCTGTCCAGCACCCGCGCCGGCAGCGCCAACAGCATTGCCCCCACCGGTCTGACCAGCGACAACTACGCCGGTGAGATCTTCTGGGACGCTGAGACCTGGATGTACCCGGGGCTGCTCGCGAGCCACCCCGAACTCGCCAGGTCGGTGATCGACTACCGCTACCGGACCCGGGACGGCGCCCGCGCCAACGCCAGGAAGCTCGGCCACGACGGGCTGTTCTACGCCTGGACCAGCGGCAGCAAGGGCGAGTTGCGCAACGAGTGCCACAGCTGGGACCCGCCGCACTGCCGGACCCAGAACCACCTCATGGGCGATATCGCCCTCGCCGCCTGGCAGTATTACCTGGCGACCAAGGACACCGGCTGGCTGAAGTCCCGCGGCTGGCCGGTTCTCAAGGGCATCGCCGCGTTCTGGGCCTCGCGGGCCACCCGTAACGCCGACGGCAGCTACTCCGTCAAGAACGTCGCCGGGCCCGACGAATACAGCAATGGTGTCGACGACGCGGTGTTCACCAACGCCGGCGCCGCCACCGCGCTGCGGCACGCCACCCGCGCCGCCGCCCTGCTCGGTGAGCCGGCCCCGGCCTCCTGGAAGACCATCGCCGACAATCTGCGGATCCCCTACGACGCGCGGCGCAAGGTCTTCGAGCAGTACGCCGGATACCGGGGCAGCACCATCAAGCAGGCGGACACGGTGCTGTTGATGTACCCGCTGGAGTGGCCGATGTCGCAGCGGCAGGCGGCCGCCACGCTGGACTACTACGCGGCGCGCACCGACCCGGACGGCCCCGCCATGACGGACTCGGTGCACGCCATCGACGCCGCGGGCATCGGCGAGCCCGGCTGCTCGACCTACACCTACCTGCTGCGCTCCATCAAGCCGTTCGTCCGCGGGCCGTTCGCGCAGTTCTCCGAGGCGCGCGGCGCGAAGGCGGGCGCCGGTGACCCGCTCGCCGGCAAACCCGCGCAGGACTTCCTCACCGGCAAGGGCGGCTTCCTGCAGACCTTCACCCACGGCCTGACGGGCCTGCGGCTGCGCGAGGACCGGGTGCGGCTCGACCCGATGCTGCCGCCGCAGCTCTCCGACGGCGTCACGCTGCGCGGACTGCGCTGGCAGGGGCGCACGTACGACATCGCGCTCGGCGCGCACCAGACCACCGTGCGGCTGACCGCCGGTGCCCCGATGCGGATCGACTCGCCGGAGGGCGAGAAGATCGTGAGCCGGGGTGTCCCCGCCGTCCTCAAGACCCGCCGCCCGGACCTCAACCCGACCACCAACGCCGCCCGTTGCAGGCCGGCCGGAGCGACCTCCGAGGAACCCGGCCTGTACGCGGCCGCGGCGGTCGACGGCAACACCACTACCGCCTGGGTACCGGACGCCGCAACCGGCACGCTCACCGTGGACCTGGGTCGGACCCGGCAGGTCGGGCAGATCACCCCGCACTGGAACGCGACCCGTCCGAAGTCCTACGTCGTGCAGGTCTCGCGCGACGGGAAGGAGTGGTACGGCACGGGCTACGGCGGCCGGACGCCGGCCCGCTACGTACGGGTCACGGTGCGCGGCGCCGCCGACGCGAAGACGCACCCCGGGATCACGGAGCTGACGGTGGCCCGTCCGGAAGCGCAATGA
- a CDS encoding ABC transporter ATP-binding protein, producing the protein MAGTDAERQGWARRLARDCWRHKKDVLLALGASLAGMAVMALVPLIPKLIIDDVIVTHQRPLAPWAGLLVLAAIAVYVLTYIRRFYGGRLALDAQHDLRTRMFASIARLDGRRQDELSTGQVVGRATSDLQLIQSLLFMLPMTIGNVLLFVISLVVMAVLSPLLTVVALAVAPALWFIARHSRARLFPATWYAQGQAAAVAGIVDGAVSGVRVVKGFGQEEQETGKLREASRRLFAGRLRTVRLNARYTPALQAVPALGQVAMLAVGGWMATQGQITLGTFVAFSTYLAQLVGPVRMLAMILTVGQQARAGVERVYELIDTEPVIEERPDAHELPADAPATVAFDAVTFAYAPLHTKDSGPDGGAADEEDGRPGWGAAPSEYPVSGTARPVLDGFSLRMEPGETVAVVGTSGSGKSTVSLLLPRFYDVSAGRVLVGGHDVRDLTLESLRAAIGLVPESSFLFSESIRDNIAYGHPDATDEQVRTAARAAQADGFISELPEGYDTKVGEQGLTLSGGQRQRVALARAILTDPRLLVLDDATSAVDARVEHEIHEALRGVMAGRTTLLIAHRASTLALADRVAVLDGGRLVDIGTQEELEGRCALYRRLLTDPEELGAVQHDPAGALAGGPFDGEYTAATGVTDGEAEAAEPARTGSSGTITPELWVRREQDAEAGAAGPVPAAAVAAGPGTAAAMAGLPPTPELLAQVAALPPATDTPDIDEHQAVRPERSYGLRRLLHGFGGPLAFALALVAVDAIAALLVPVLIRQGIDEGVRRGVLAGVWTAAALALAVVLAQWAAQVGANRVTGRTGERILYSLRLKIFAQLQRLGLDYYERELTGKIMTRMTTDVDALSTFLQTGLVTAVVSILTFFGILVALLAIDLQLALVVFATLPPLIIGTYFFRKQSVRAYELARERISVVNGDLQEAVSGLRIVQAFRGEGRGMERFAARSDAYRQARLRGQFLISVYFPFVQLLSSVAAALVLTVGAGRVGSNTLTAGALVAYLLYIDLFFAPVQQLSQVFDGYQQASVSLGRIQELLREPSTTPPAEKPRAVPAVRGDITFDNVDFRYGGQAGDAPADRTDQALDGIDLTIPAGQTVAFVGETGAGKSTLVKLVARFYDPTSGAVRVDGTDLRELDLTDYRRRLGVVPQESYLFAGTVRDAIAYGRPDATDAQVEAAARAVGAHAMIATLEGGYLHEVAERGRNLSAGQRQLLALARAELVEPDVLLLDEATAALDLASEAVVNQATDRLTGRRTTLVVAHRLTTAARADRVVVMDHGRVVEDGTHTQLLARDGRYAGLWRTFTGETESLVA; encoded by the coding sequence GTGGCGGGCACGGATGCGGAACGACAGGGCTGGGCGCGGCGGCTGGCCCGCGACTGCTGGCGGCACAAAAAGGATGTGCTGCTCGCGCTCGGCGCCTCGCTCGCCGGGATGGCCGTCATGGCGCTGGTCCCGCTCATCCCGAAGCTGATCATCGACGATGTCATCGTCACGCACCAACGGCCCCTCGCCCCCTGGGCCGGCCTGCTGGTCCTCGCCGCGATCGCCGTCTACGTCCTCACCTACATCCGCCGCTTCTACGGCGGCCGTCTCGCCCTCGACGCCCAGCACGACCTGCGGACCAGGATGTTCGCCTCGATCGCCCGGCTCGACGGCCGGAGGCAGGACGAGCTGAGCACCGGCCAGGTCGTCGGCCGCGCCACCAGCGATCTGCAGCTCATCCAGAGCCTGCTGTTCATGCTCCCGATGACGATCGGGAACGTCCTGCTCTTCGTGATCTCCCTGGTCGTGATGGCGGTCCTCTCGCCGCTGCTCACCGTCGTCGCCCTGGCCGTGGCCCCGGCCCTGTGGTTCATCGCCCGGCACAGCCGTGCCCGCCTCTTCCCGGCCACCTGGTACGCCCAGGGCCAGGCCGCCGCGGTGGCCGGCATCGTGGACGGCGCGGTCTCCGGCGTCCGTGTCGTCAAGGGCTTCGGCCAGGAGGAGCAGGAGACCGGCAAGCTGCGCGAGGCCAGCCGCCGGCTGTTCGCCGGGCGGCTGCGGACGGTCCGCCTCAACGCCCGCTACACCCCCGCCCTGCAGGCCGTGCCGGCGCTCGGCCAGGTCGCCATGCTGGCCGTCGGCGGCTGGATGGCCACCCAGGGACAGATCACCCTCGGCACCTTCGTCGCCTTCTCCACCTATCTCGCGCAGCTCGTCGGCCCGGTGCGGATGCTGGCGATGATCCTGACCGTCGGCCAGCAGGCACGGGCCGGTGTCGAGCGGGTCTACGAGCTGATCGACACCGAGCCGGTGATCGAGGAGCGCCCGGACGCGCATGAGCTGCCCGCCGATGCCCCGGCCACCGTCGCATTCGACGCGGTGACCTTCGCGTACGCACCGCTGCACACCAAGGACAGCGGGCCCGACGGGGGTGCCGCGGACGAGGAAGACGGCCGGCCCGGCTGGGGCGCCGCCCCCTCCGAGTACCCCGTTTCCGGCACCGCCCGCCCCGTCCTCGACGGCTTCTCGCTCCGTATGGAGCCGGGCGAGACCGTCGCCGTCGTCGGCACCTCCGGCAGCGGCAAATCCACCGTCTCCCTGTTGCTGCCCCGCTTCTACGACGTCTCCGCGGGCCGTGTCCTGGTCGGCGGCCACGACGTCCGCGATCTGACCCTGGAATCCCTTCGGGCCGCCATCGGGCTGGTCCCCGAAAGCAGCTTCCTGTTCTCCGAATCCATACGGGACAACATCGCCTACGGCCACCCGGACGCCACCGATGAGCAGGTGCGCACCGCGGCACGCGCCGCCCAGGCCGACGGCTTCATATCCGAGCTGCCCGAGGGCTATGACACCAAGGTCGGCGAGCAGGGACTCACCCTCTCCGGCGGCCAGCGCCAGCGCGTCGCCCTGGCCCGCGCCATCCTCACCGACCCCCGTCTGCTGGTCCTGGACGACGCCACCTCCGCGGTCGACGCCCGGGTGGAGCACGAGATCCATGAGGCGCTGCGCGGCGTCATGGCGGGCCGCACCACCCTGCTCATCGCGCACCGTGCCTCCACCCTGGCGCTCGCCGACCGGGTCGCCGTCCTCGACGGCGGGCGGCTGGTCGACATCGGCACCCAGGAGGAACTGGAGGGCCGCTGTGCCCTCTACCGCAGGCTGCTGACGGACCCGGAGGAGCTCGGCGCCGTCCAGCACGACCCGGCCGGCGCACTGGCCGGTGGCCCCTTCGACGGTGAGTACACGGCGGCGACCGGCGTGACCGATGGCGAGGCGGAGGCCGCCGAACCCGCCCGCACCGGATCGTCCGGCACCATCACCCCCGAGCTGTGGGTCCGCCGCGAGCAGGACGCCGAGGCGGGCGCGGCCGGTCCGGTCCCCGCGGCGGCCGTCGCGGCGGGTCCCGGCACCGCCGCCGCGATGGCCGGCCTGCCCCCGACCCCCGAGCTGCTCGCCCAGGTGGCCGCGCTGCCGCCGGCCACCGACACACCGGACATCGACGAGCACCAGGCCGTGCGCCCCGAGCGCTCCTACGGCCTGCGCAGACTGCTGCATGGCTTCGGCGGCCCGCTGGCCTTCGCCCTCGCGCTGGTCGCGGTCGACGCCATCGCCGCCCTGCTGGTGCCGGTCCTGATCCGGCAGGGCATCGACGAGGGCGTCCGACGCGGGGTGCTGGCCGGCGTCTGGACGGCCGCCGCGCTCGCCCTGGCCGTCGTGCTCGCCCAGTGGGCCGCGCAGGTCGGCGCCAACCGGGTGACCGGACGCACTGGCGAACGGATCCTCTACTCCCTCCGCCTCAAGATCTTCGCCCAGCTGCAGCGCCTCGGCCTCGACTACTACGAGCGCGAACTGACCGGCAAGATCATGACCCGGATGACGACGGACGTGGACGCGCTGTCCACCTTCCTCCAGACCGGCCTGGTCACCGCCGTCGTCTCGATACTGACCTTCTTCGGCATACTCGTCGCCCTCCTCGCCATCGACCTCCAGCTGGCCCTCGTCGTCTTCGCCACCCTCCCGCCGCTGATCATCGGCACGTACTTCTTCCGCAAGCAGAGCGTGCGGGCGTACGAGCTGGCCCGCGAGCGGATCAGCGTCGTCAACGGCGACCTCCAGGAGGCCGTGTCCGGCCTGCGGATCGTCCAGGCGTTCCGGGGCGAGGGGCGCGGCATGGAGCGGTTCGCCGCCCGCAGCGACGCCTACCGCCAGGCCCGGCTCCGCGGCCAGTTCCTGATATCCGTCTACTTCCCGTTCGTCCAGCTGCTGTCGTCCGTCGCGGCGGCGCTGGTCCTGACAGTCGGCGCCGGCCGGGTGGGCTCGAACACCCTCACCGCCGGTGCGCTGGTCGCCTATCTGCTCTACATCGACCTGTTCTTCGCGCCCGTCCAGCAGCTCTCCCAGGTCTTCGACGGCTACCAGCAGGCATCCGTCTCGCTCGGCCGCATCCAGGAGCTGCTGCGCGAGCCGAGCACCACCCCGCCCGCCGAGAAGCCGCGCGCCGTGCCCGCAGTGCGCGGTGACATCACCTTCGACAACGTGGACTTCCGCTATGGCGGCCAAGCGGGTGACGCACCGGCCGACCGGACGGACCAGGCCCTGGACGGCATAGACCTGACCATCCCCGCCGGCCAGACCGTGGCCTTCGTCGGGGAGACCGGCGCCGGCAAGTCCACCCTCGTCAAGCTGGTCGCCCGGTTCTACGACCCGACCTCGGGCGCCGTCCGCGTCGACGGCACCGACCTGCGCGAACTGGACCTGACCGACTACCGCCGCCGTCTCGGCGTGGTCCCCCAGGAGTCCTACCTCTTCGCCGGCACGGTCCGCGACGCCATCGCCTACGGCCGCCCGGACGCCACCGACGCCCAGGTGGAGGCGGCCGCGCGGGCCGTCGGCGCGCACGCCATGATCGCCACCCTGGAGGGCGGCTACCTCCATGAGGTCGCCGAACGGGGCCGCAACCTCTCCGCGGGCCAGCGCCAGCTGCTCGCCCTGGCCCGCGCGGAACTCGTCGAGCCGGACGTGCTGTTGCTGGACGAGGCCACCGCCGCCCTGGACCTGGCCTCCGAGGCCGTCGTCAACCAGGCCACCGACCGCCTCACCGGCCGCCGCACGACGCTTGTCGTCGCCCACCGTCTGACCACCGCCGCCCGCGCCGACCGCGTCGTCGTCATGGACCACGGCAGGGTCGTCGAGGACGGCACACACACCCAACTCCTCGCCCGCGACGGCCGCTACGCGGGGCTGTGGCGCACCTTCACCGGCGAGACGGAGTCGCTGGTGGCCTGA
- a CDS encoding S28 family serine protease produces MRKAIRWLLSLVVLIGTVGAGSTAAGAATAAGPKKTKDIKDRILAIPGMSLTEEKPVDGYRYFVLNYTQPIDHRHPENGTFQQRLTLLHKSVDRPTVFFTSGYNVSTKPSRSEPTKLIDGNQVSLEYRYFVPSRPDPADWKKLDIEQAANDQHRLFKALHRIYGKNWIATGGSKGGMTATYYRRFFPHDMDGTVAYVAPNDVDNDEDAAYDRFFRTVGTARCRADLAAIEREALLRREEMVDRFQKWADKEKQTFQQIGNADRAYEVMVTDLVFGFWQYQPAETACAKVPKPTVSTDGLWKWMDEVGGFDSYTDQGMERYTPYYYQAGTQLGEPGYQYPNVKDLLKYPGINNSRTFVPKDIPMAFDKSAMPDIDNWVRHHAHRMMFVNGQYDPWSSEHFELGAGARDSYVFTVPGGNHGANIEKLKGADRAKATAELLDWAGVKAPGDKKAAPHLPYDKKLDKREIRRMPMLRP; encoded by the coding sequence ATGCGTAAGGCCATCAGATGGCTGCTCTCGCTCGTCGTGCTCATAGGCACGGTAGGCGCCGGCAGCACCGCGGCAGGGGCGGCCACCGCCGCCGGGCCGAAGAAGACCAAGGACATCAAGGACCGGATCCTCGCGATACCGGGAATGAGTCTCACCGAAGAGAAGCCGGTCGACGGCTATCGCTATTTTGTCCTGAATTACACCCAGCCGATTGACCACCGGCACCCCGAGAACGGGACGTTCCAGCAGCGGCTGACCCTGCTGCACAAGTCGGTGGACCGCCCGACGGTGTTCTTCACCTCCGGCTACAACGTCAGCACCAAACCGAGCCGCAGCGAGCCGACAAAGCTCATCGACGGCAATCAGGTCTCTCTCGAATACCGCTACTTCGTCCCGTCGCGGCCCGATCCCGCCGACTGGAAAAAGCTGGACATCGAGCAGGCGGCCAATGACCAGCACCGCCTTTTCAAAGCACTGCACCGCATCTACGGCAAGAACTGGATCGCCACCGGCGGCAGCAAGGGCGGTATGACCGCGACCTACTACCGCCGCTTCTTCCCGCACGACATGGACGGCACCGTCGCCTATGTCGCACCCAACGACGTGGACAACGACGAGGACGCGGCGTACGACCGGTTCTTCCGGACCGTCGGGACCGCCCGGTGCCGTGCCGACCTCGCCGCCATCGAGCGTGAGGCGCTGCTGCGCCGCGAGGAGATGGTCGACCGCTTCCAGAAGTGGGCGGACAAGGAGAAGCAGACCTTCCAGCAGATCGGCAACGCCGACCGGGCCTATGAAGTCATGGTCACGGACCTGGTGTTCGGCTTCTGGCAATACCAGCCGGCCGAAACGGCCTGTGCGAAGGTGCCCAAGCCGACCGTCTCCACCGACGGTCTGTGGAAATGGATGGACGAGGTCGGCGGCTTCGACAGCTACACCGACCAGGGAATGGAGCGGTACACGCCGTACTACTACCAGGCGGGCACCCAGCTCGGCGAGCCCGGATACCAGTACCCGAATGTGAAGGATCTGCTGAAGTACCCCGGCATCAACAACTCCCGGACATTCGTGCCGAAGGACATACCGATGGCCTTCGACAAGAGCGCGATGCCCGACATCGACAACTGGGTGCGGCACCACGCCCACCGCATGATGTTCGTCAACGGCCAGTACGACCCGTGGAGTTCGGAGCACTTCGAGCTCGGCGCGGGCGCCCGGGATTCCTATGTGTTCACGGTGCCCGGCGGCAACCACGGCGCGAACATCGAAAAGCTGAAGGGCGCCGACCGCGCCAAGGCCACCGCCGAACTCCTCGACTGGGCCGGCGTCAAGGCCCCCGGGGACAAGAAGGCAGCCCCGCACCTCCCGTACGACAAGAAGCTCGACAAGCGGGAGATCCGGCGGATGCCGATGCTCCGGCCGTAA
- a CDS encoding glycoside hydrolase family 3 protein: MHSRRTVLTTAAAAAAACATGTAPAHADGPALGSRSPSPAVLTRLRGLISRMTPEEKVGQLFVMRVYGHSATAPDPADVEANQKEIGVAHAAELIARYHVGGIIYFGWAHNTRDPHQIADLSNGIQKAAAVQRVPVPLLLSVDQEHGIIARIGAPATLFPGAMALGASGSRDDARTVARIAGEELYAMGVRQDYAPDADVNVNPANPVIGVRSFGAEPQAVAGMVTAEVKGFQGAGVAACAKHFPGHGDTDTDSHVGLPYIHHTPEEWERLDAPPFQAAIAAGIDSIMTAHIVVPAFDTSEDPATLSRPILTGILRERLGYDGVVVTDSLGMAGVRAKYGDDRVPVLALEAGVDQLLNPPDLALAHGAVLNALESGELAWPDIDQKLLRILLLKERRGLFTDPYTTHQAVDRVVGIRRHLATADRIADRTTTLLRNDGGLLPLSRRRERQVLVAGVDAASPSGTGGPPTAVLANTLAGLGFTASALPTGPTPTQAQIDQAVAELRRRDAAVVATYNVTADSAQRKLVAALLATGKPVVQLAVRNPYDIAQLDGVRAGLASYSWTDVELRAAARVIAGQRKPHGTLPVPVMRADAPATVLYPIGHGLTY; encoded by the coding sequence ATGCACTCCAGACGTACCGTCCTGACCACCGCGGCCGCCGCGGCCGCCGCCTGTGCCACGGGCACCGCCCCCGCGCACGCCGACGGGCCCGCCCTCGGAAGCCGATCGCCCTCCCCCGCCGTCCTGACCCGGCTGCGGGGCCTCATCTCCCGTATGACGCCGGAGGAGAAGGTCGGCCAGCTCTTCGTGATGCGGGTCTACGGGCATTCCGCGACCGCCCCGGACCCGGCCGACGTCGAGGCGAACCAGAAGGAGATCGGGGTCGCCCATGCCGCCGAGCTGATCGCCAGGTACCACGTCGGCGGCATCATCTACTTCGGCTGGGCGCACAACACCCGCGATCCGCACCAGATCGCCGACCTCTCCAACGGCATCCAGAAGGCCGCCGCCGTCCAGCGCGTCCCCGTCCCCCTGCTCCTCTCCGTCGACCAGGAACACGGCATCATCGCCCGTATCGGCGCGCCCGCCACGCTCTTCCCCGGGGCGATGGCGCTCGGCGCGTCCGGCTCCCGTGACGACGCCCGTACGGTGGCCCGGATCGCCGGCGAGGAGCTGTACGCGATGGGCGTCCGGCAGGACTACGCGCCGGACGCGGATGTCAACGTCAACCCGGCCAACCCGGTCATCGGCGTCCGTTCCTTCGGCGCCGAACCGCAGGCCGTGGCCGGTATGGTGACCGCCGAGGTGAAGGGCTTCCAGGGCGCCGGTGTCGCGGCCTGCGCCAAGCACTTCCCCGGGCATGGTGACACCGACACCGACAGCCATGTCGGGCTGCCGTACATACACCACACCCCCGAGGAGTGGGAGCGGCTGGACGCACCACCCTTCCAGGCCGCGATCGCCGCCGGCATCGATTCGATCATGACGGCGCATATCGTCGTTCCCGCCTTCGACACGAGCGAGGACCCGGCCACCCTCTCCCGGCCGATCCTCACCGGCATCCTGCGCGAACGCCTCGGATACGACGGTGTGGTGGTGACGGATTCGCTCGGCATGGCAGGCGTACGGGCGAAGTACGGCGACGACCGGGTGCCGGTCCTCGCCCTCGAAGCGGGCGTCGACCAGCTGCTCAACCCTCCGGACCTCGCCCTCGCGCACGGCGCCGTCCTCAACGCGCTGGAGAGCGGCGAGCTGGCCTGGCCCGACATCGACCAGAAACTCCTGCGCATCCTGCTGCTGAAGGAGCGGCGCGGACTGTTCACGGATCCGTACACGACGCACCAGGCGGTGGACCGGGTCGTCGGCATCCGTCGTCATCTGGCCACCGCGGACCGGATCGCGGACCGCACCACCACCCTGCTGCGCAACGACGGCGGGCTGCTGCCGCTGTCCCGGCGCCGGGAGCGCCAGGTGCTGGTGGCGGGCGTCGACGCGGCATCCCCGTCCGGCACCGGCGGCCCGCCCACCGCGGTCCTGGCGAACACCCTCGCCGGTCTCGGCTTCACCGCGAGCGCGCTGCCCACCGGCCCGACGCCGACACAGGCACAGATCGACCAGGCCGTGGCGGAGCTGCGCAGGCGGGACGCCGCGGTGGTCGCCACCTACAACGTGACCGCGGATTCAGCACAGCGGAAGCTGGTCGCCGCGCTGCTCGCCACCGGGAAGCCGGTGGTACAGCTGGCGGTCCGCAACCCCTACGACATCGCGCAGTTGGACGGTGTCAGGGCGGGCCTGGCGAGCTACTCCTGGACGGATGTGGAACTGCGGGCCGCGGCACGGGTGATCGCCGGGCAGCGGAAGCCGCACGGCACACTGCCGGTCCCGGTGATGCGCGCCGACGCCCCGGCCACCGTTCTCTACCCGATCGGCCACGGCCTGACGTACTGA